Genomic window (Streptomyces liliiviolaceus):
CCCTTCGGGCAGTCGTCGAGCAGGAGAGCGCGTACCGGGACTCGCCACAACTGCGTCTCGACCAGGAGTTCTGGGCGCGCTACCTGGCCGACGCGCCCACTCCGACCGGCCTCAGTGATGCCCGGCGGCGCCCCGGGCACTCGGCGCTGCGTGTCAGCCGGGACTTCGACGGCATCCGGACGGAGCGGCTGCGCGCGGCGGCCAAACGCGCCGGTGTCGGCTGGCCGACGTTCTTCATGGCGGCCATGGCCGTCTATCTCCACCGCAGTCGCGGACTGGGCGAGGTCGTGCTCGGTCTGCCGGTGACCGGCCGGCGTACCGCTCTGGCCCGCACGACACCGGCCATGCTCAGCAACGTCCTGCCGATGCGGCTGCGCATATCACCGGCGGACCGGGTGGCCGACGTGGCGAAGCGTGCCTCCGCGCAGGCGCGTGAGGTCCTGCGCCACCAGCGCTATCCGTCGGAGGACCTGCGCCGCGATCTCGGACTCATCGGTACGGACGTGCCGTTGACCGGACCGACCGTGAACATACTGGCCTTCGACGACACGCTCGCTTTCGGGCCGCACCGCGCGACCCTGCACAACCTGTCCATCGGCCCGGTCGAGGATCTGGCCGTCGCCGTGCATGCCTCGTACGCCGATGGTGGTCTGCGCGTCGATCTGCTGGGCAATCCGGGGCTGCACAGCCCTCGGGAACTGGCGGATCATCACGAACGCCTCTGCCGGTTGCTCGACGCCTTCGCGCAGGATCCCGACCGTGCGGTCGGCTCCCTGCAGTTCGTCGGCGCGGACGAACGCCGTGAGGTCCTTGGCCTCGCCGCGCAGAGTCCCCCTGACACCGCCCGGCAGGCGGTCGACCGCTCGCCCCTGCCCGAGCAACTCGCGGCGCAGGCCAGGACCTCCCCCGACGAGACCGCTGTCGTCTGCGGTGCGACGCGGCTGACCTTCGCTCAGCTCGACGTCAAGGTCGACGCCCTGGCGGGTGCGCTGGCAGTCGCGGGTGCCGGGCCCGGCACGCGGGTGGCCGTGGGGCTGCCCAGGTCCACCAACCTCGTGGTGGCGATGCTGGCGGTGATGCGCACCGGTGCCGCCTATCTGCCGCTGGACCCGTCGTATCCCGCGGACCGGCTCGCCTTCATGGTCGAGGACTCACGGCCCGTCGCGCTGGTCGCGACGGCGCACACCGTCGACGTCATGGATCCGCGGCGGGAGCTGCCCGTCGTCGATCCGGCGCTCGCCGAGCAGGAACCGGATGTCGGCGCGCTGTGCCGTCCGGGCGGCCGTGACGCCGCGTACGTCATCTACACCTCGGGATCCACCGGTCGGCCCAAGGGTGTCGTCGTGGAGCACCGTTCGCTCAGCAATCTGCTCGACCACCACCGCATGGAGGCGTACGCGCTGGCCGAGGGGACCCTGGGGCGCAGGTTGCGGGTCGCGCTGACCGCCGCCACGTCCTTCGACGCCTCGTGGGACCCGGTGCTGTGGATGGTCGCGGGCCACGAACTGCACATCGTGGAGGACGGTGTACGCCGTGACCCCGAGGCGCTGGTGGATTTCCTCGTGGCGCAGCGCATCGACGCCATCGAGACGACACCCGCCTACCTGCGCCACATGCTCGGCGCCGGTCTGCTCACCTCGCCCGACCACCGGCCGCGGGTCATCGCCCTGGGGGGCGAGGCGGTCGACGAAGACCTGTGGGACGAACTGGCGGGCCAGGCCGATCTGCTCGTCTTCAACTTCTACGGGCCCACGGAGACCACCGTCGACGCGGTGACCACCCGGATCACCGGCGGCAGCCCGGTCATCGGCCGGCCGATCGCGGGCGCCCGCGTCTACGTGCTCGACCCGTCCCTGCATCCGCTCCCCCACGGAGCCGTGGGTGAGCTGTACGTCTCCGGCGAGGGCGTGGCACGTGGGTACGCGGGCCGCCCGGGGCTCACGGCGGAGCGGTTCCTTCCGGACCCCTTCGGCCCGCCCGGCGACCGTATGTACCGCACAGGAGATCTTGCCCGCTGGAGCGACAGCGGGGCCCTGGAGTTCCTCGGCCGCAGCGACCGCCAGATCAAGGTCCGGGGCCATCGTGTGGAGACCGGGGAGATCGAGTCCGCGCTGCGGGCACTGCCCGGCGTCACCGGAGCGGCGGTCACGGTGGCCTCGTCCGACGACGGAGTGGAGCGGCTCGCCGCCTATCTCGTACGTGACGGTGCGCCCCGGGCCGATACCGATCTCACCGACGTCCGTGACGCGCTCGCGGGAACGCTGCCCGAGCACATGGTGCCCTCCGCCTACGCGGTGGTACCGGTGCTGCCACTGACCCCGAACGGAAAGCTGGATGCCGACCGGCTGCCGCGGGCGGAGCCTGTCTCCTCGCGCGGCGGCGATCCGCTCACCCCCGACGAGACGCGGATGTGCGAGGTCTTCGCCGCATGCCTGGATCTGCCCCGGGTCGGCCGGGACGACAGCTTCTTCCTGCTCGGCGGGCACTCACTGCTGGCGACACAGCTGGTGGGCCGGATTCGCCGCGCCTTCGGTGTGGAGCTCCCGATCCGCTCCCTGTTCGAGGCGCCGACCCCGGCGGGGCTCGTCGGCCGGCTGGCCACCGCTTCGGTCGCCAGGCCGCCGGTACGAGCGGTGCGCCCTCGTCCCGACCGGCTGCCGCTCTCCTACGGGCAGCAGCGGCTGTGGATCCTCCACGAGGTGGACGGGAAATCTGACGCCTATCACCTGCCGGTCGCTCTGCGGTTGTCGGGCCCTTTGGACACGGACGCACTGGCCATGGCGCTGTCCGACCTCACCGAACGTCATGAAAGTCTCCGGACAGTTTTCGCCGAGGACGAGGACGGTACTCATCAGCGGGTCCTGCCGCCGGCATCCGCCCGCCCGCCGCTCGTGGTGATGCCCGCGTCGGCAGCCGTGACCCCCGAGCCCGACCGTACCCCGTTCGACCTGAGCCGGGACCTGCCGCTGCGTGCCCAGTTGTTCCCCACCGCGCCCCAGGAGCACACACTCGTGCTCACGCTGCATCACATAGCTGTGGACGGCTGGTCGTTGGGACCGCTGATGCACGATCTGTCGGCCGCCTACGCCGCCCGCTCCGCCGGCACACCGCCGGACTGGCAGCCCCTCACTGTCCAGTACGCCGACTACGCCTTGTGGCAGCGAGCCCTGCTCGGAGATCCTCGTCACGCGGACAGTGTCGCCGGGCGCCAGCTCGCGCACTGGTCGACGGTCCTCGACGGCCTGCCGCAGGAGCTGACGTTCCCTCTGGACCGGCCGCGGCCGACCCACGGTTCGGGCCGCGGCGGGAAGGTGCCGGTCGCGATCGACGCGGCGACGCACCGCGCACTGGTGGGATTGGCGGCCGAGAGCGGTGCCAGCGGGTTCATGGTGCTGCACGCCGCGCTGGCCGCCCTGATGTCCCGGCTGGGTGCGGGTGAGGACATCGCGATCGGGACACCGGTGGCGGGCCGCGCCGATGAGAGCCTCGCCGATGTGGTGGGCTTCTTCGTCAACACCCTGGTGCTGAGGACCGATACGTCGCAGTCCCCCACCTTCCGCGAGCTCGTCGCGCGGGTCCGGCACGCCGACCTGGCGGCCTACGCCCACCAGGACCTGCCCTTCGAGCGCATCGTGGAGGAGATGACGCCGGAACGTTCCCTCTCCCGGCACCCTCTCTTCCAGGTCATGCTCAGTCTCAACAACACGCCTCCGCCCTCTCTTTCCCTCGACGGGCTCACCGTCCGCCACGAGACGGCGATCGGCGGCGCCGGGGCCAAGTTCGACCTCACCTGGGACATGACGGAGCGTCACGACAGTGACGGGGTGCCGACCGGCATCGAGGGTGAACTGGAATTCAGCCAGGACCTCTTCGACCGTGACACGGCCGTTCGCTTCGCCGAGCATTTCTCCCGGCTGGTCGGGGCCGTGCTCGCCGCTCCCGACCGTCCCGCGGCCGACGTCGAGTTCCTGACCCCGACGCAGCGAGCCGCGGCCCTGGACGCTCTGCCGTCGGCCTCCCCGGCACCCACGAGTTCTTCCTCGACCCACTTCCACCCCGCCCCCGGGACAATGGGCCCCGTGGACGAGGACATCACCGTCGTCGACATGTTCACCACCTGTGCCACCCTGCAACCGAACCGCACGGCCGTGGTCGCCGCGGACGGCCGGCTGACCTTCGGCGAGCTGCTGGAGCGCAGCGAGCAACTCGCCCGCGTCCTGGGCGATTTCGGCATCTCCGCCGGGGACCGCGTGGCGGTCGCGCTGCCTCGTGACACCTCCCACATCGTGGCGCTCATGGGTGTGCTGCGTTCCGGAGCGGCGTATGTACCGCTGGATCTCTCGCACCCCCTCGCCCGCAACCAACTGATCCTCGACTCGGCTGCTCCGCGACTGCTGCTGACGACGACGGCCGCCGACAGCGGCCTGCCCGGCACGACGGAGCGTCTCTTCCTCGACGATCCTCAGGTCTGGCTCCCCGCCCACGGCACTCCCGGCGCGGCCGGGCCGCGGCCGCACGACGTGGCCTATGTGCTCCACACGTCGGGATCCACCGGCCTGCCCAAGGGCGTGGCCGTGGAGCACCGCGCGCTGCTGAACCTGTTCACCGGCCATCGCGAGCGGTTGATGGGTCCGGCGGAGGCGGAGAACAACGGCCTGCCGCTGCGTGTCGCGCTCACCGCGGCCATGACCTTCGACGCGTCCTGGGACCCGCTGCTCTGGATGATCGCCGGGCACGAGCTCCATCTGGTGGACGACGCCACGCGCCGCGACGCCGAGGCGCTGACCACGCTGATCCACGACAGCTCCATCGACGTCGTCGAGACCACTCCGTCCTTCCTCGAACAGCTCAGGGCCTGTGGCCTGTTCGCTCCCGGCCGCCCCCGTCCGCGCGTACTCGCCCTCGGCGGCGAACCTCTCAACGAGGCGCTGTGGCGGGAGTTGGGCACTCTGCACGACGTCGCCGTCTGGAACCTCTACGGACCGACGGAGACCACGGTGGACAGCGTGATGGGGCGCGTCACCTACGGCACCCGCCCGCACCTGGGGAGCACCGTCGCGGGGATGTGGGCCCGCGTCCTCGACGCACGGCTGCTTCCCGTCGCCCCCGGCGCGACCGGCGAGCTCTACCTCAGCGGCCCCGGGCTCGCCCGCGGGTACGAGAACCGCTTCTCCGACACGGCGGGCCGTTTCCTCCCCGACCCCTACGGGCCGACAGGAACGCGCATGTACCGCACCGGTGACCTCGTACGGCGCCGGCAAGGGCTCCTCGAATACGTCGGTCGCGCCGACGGCCAGGTCAAGGTACGGGGTTTTCGCATCGAGACCGGAGAGGTCGAAACGGTGCTCGGCGGCCACCCGGACGTAGCGCAGTCAGCGGTCGCCGTACGGCCTGACCAGCACGGCGACGGACGTCTGACCTGCTGGGTCGTCGCCTGCGACGGGCAGAAGCCAACCCCCCGGACTCTGCGCGCCTTCATGGCCGACCGGCTCCCGGCCTACATGGTGCCCACCAGCATCATCCCCGTGGCCGCGCTGCCGCTGACCGCACACGGCAAGGTCGACTTCAACGCCCTGCCGCTCGAAGCACTGCCCGCGCAGACCGCGCAAGGTGACGAACCCGCGGGCCCTGGCCCGGACGGCGGCGCCAACGACGCCGGTGATCCGCCGCATTCCGCGCAGGAGGAGATCCTGTGCGCCCTGTTCGCCGAAAGCCTTGAGCAGCCGCGCGTCGGCCGCGACGACGACTTCTTCGAACTCGGCGGCCACTCGCTCCTCGCGACCCGCGTCATCAGCCGGATCCGTTCGGCCTTCGGCGTCGAGCTCCCGGTACGGGCCCTCTTCGAATCCACCACCCCGGCGGCACTGGCCGAGCGTCTGGACCTGGCCGGCACCGCACGACCGGTTCTGCGCCGCACCCACAGGCCCGACCGTCCTCCGCTGTCGCCGGCACAGCAACGGCTGTGGTTCCTGCACGAGATGGACCCCGACGCCTCCGCGTACCACATATGCGTCGCCGTACGGCTGCGGGGCACCGTGGACCGCCCCGCCCTGCACCGCGCCCTCGCGGACGTGGTGGCCCGGCACGAGAGCCTGCGCACGCTCATCGACTCCGACGGGGACGAGCCCCACCAGGCCGTGCTCGCCCCCGGTGACGCGCGTCCCGACATGACGGTCACCGACCTGCCCGAGGCGGATCTTCCCCAGGCCCTGCGGGACGCGGCACGCCGGCCCTTCGACCTAGCGCACGAGATCCCGCTGCGCGCGGACCTGTTCCAGGTCGCCGAGGACCGGCACACTCTGCTGATCACCGTGCACCACATCGCCGCCGACGGCTGGTCGATGGGTCCGCTGGCCCAGGACCTGGCCGGCGCCTACGCGGCGCGGTCGGCGGGACGCGCGCCCGACTGGGCCCCTCTCCCGGTCCAGTACACGGACTACACGCTCTGGCAGCGGGACCTGCTGGGCAGTTCCGACGATCCGGGATCCCTGGCGACCGAGCAACTCGCCTACTGGAAGGCCGAGATGGCGGGGGCGCCCGAGGAGACCGCGTTGCCCGTCGACCGGTCCCGGCCGGCCGTGTCCACCGGGCGGGGCGCCACCGTCGCCTTCCAGCTGCCGGCCGCCACGACCGCGGCGCTGTCCCGGCTGGCCAGGGAATCGTCCACCAGCACCTTCATGGTCCTGCACGCCGCACTCACCGCTCTTCTGCACCGCGTCGGCGCCGGGGATGACATCACCATCGGTACGCCGGTCGCCGGCCGTACCGATGACGCTCTCGACCCCGTCGTCGGCTTCTTCGTCAACACGCTCGCGCTGCGCGCCGACGCCGCCGGTGATCCGACCTTCGGTGAACTGCTCGCCCGGGTGCGCGACACCGACCTCGCCGCCTACGCCCATCAGGAACTT
Coding sequences:
- a CDS encoding non-ribosomal peptide synthetase; translated protein: MTDAPHTDPSTGHLPLTAAQRGLWFAQRIDVENPSFNVAEYADVHGPVDPAILRAAVGRVAVEAEALRVTFGDDDGVPFQRIGSRADADIDVPLVDLSGAEDPRGEALRRMESALRQPADIVTGPLVSMTLYRLAPGRHLFHQQVHHLALDGFGAALALARIAEVYTALVSDADPSPCPGGTLRAVVEQESAYRDSPQLRLDQEFWARYLADAPTPTGLSDARRRPGHSALRVSRDFDGIRTERLRAAAKRAGVGWPTFFMAAMAVYLHRSRGLGEVVLGLPVTGRRTALARTTPAMLSNVLPMRLRISPADRVADVAKRASAQAREVLRHQRYPSEDLRRDLGLIGTDVPLTGPTVNILAFDDTLAFGPHRATLHNLSIGPVEDLAVAVHASYADGGLRVDLLGNPGLHSPRELADHHERLCRLLDAFAQDPDRAVGSLQFVGADERREVLGLAAQSPPDTARQAVDRSPLPEQLAAQARTSPDETAVVCGATRLTFAQLDVKVDALAGALAVAGAGPGTRVAVGLPRSTNLVVAMLAVMRTGAAYLPLDPSYPADRLAFMVEDSRPVALVATAHTVDVMDPRRELPVVDPALAEQEPDVGALCRPGGRDAAYVIYTSGSTGRPKGVVVEHRSLSNLLDHHRMEAYALAEGTLGRRLRVALTAATSFDASWDPVLWMVAGHELHIVEDGVRRDPEALVDFLVAQRIDAIETTPAYLRHMLGAGLLTSPDHRPRVIALGGEAVDEDLWDELAGQADLLVFNFYGPTETTVDAVTTRITGGSPVIGRPIAGARVYVLDPSLHPLPHGAVGELYVSGEGVARGYAGRPGLTAERFLPDPFGPPGDRMYRTGDLARWSDSGALEFLGRSDRQIKVRGHRVETGEIESALRALPGVTGAAVTVASSDDGVERLAAYLVRDGAPRADTDLTDVRDALAGTLPEHMVPSAYAVVPVLPLTPNGKLDADRLPRAEPVSSRGGDPLTPDETRMCEVFAACLDLPRVGRDDSFFLLGGHSLLATQLVGRIRRAFGVELPIRSLFEAPTPAGLVGRLATASVARPPVRAVRPRPDRLPLSYGQQRLWILHEVDGKSDAYHLPVALRLSGPLDTDALAMALSDLTERHESLRTVFAEDEDGTHQRVLPPASARPPLVVMPASAAVTPEPDRTPFDLSRDLPLRAQLFPTAPQEHTLVLTLHHIAVDGWSLGPLMHDLSAAYAARSAGTPPDWQPLTVQYADYALWQRALLGDPRHADSVAGRQLAHWSTVLDGLPQELTFPLDRPRPTHGSGRGGKVPVAIDAATHRALVGLAAESGASGFMVLHAALAALMSRLGAGEDIAIGTPVAGRADESLADVVGFFVNTLVLRTDTSQSPTFRELVARVRHADLAAYAHQDLPFERIVEEMTPERSLSRHPLFQVMLSLNNTPPPSLSLDGLTVRHETAIGGAGAKFDLTWDMTERHDSDGVPTGIEGELEFSQDLFDRDTAVRFAEHFSRLVGAVLAAPDRPAADVEFLTPTQRAAALDALPSASPAPTSSSSTHFHPAPGTMGPVDEDITVVDMFTTCATLQPNRTAVVAADGRLTFGELLERSEQLARVLGDFGISAGDRVAVALPRDTSHIVALMGVLRSGAAYVPLDLSHPLARNQLILDSAAPRLLLTTTAADSGLPGTTERLFLDDPQVWLPAHGTPGAAGPRPHDVAYVLHTSGSTGLPKGVAVEHRALLNLFTGHRERLMGPAEAENNGLPLRVALTAAMTFDASWDPLLWMIAGHELHLVDDATRRDAEALTTLIHDSSIDVVETTPSFLEQLRACGLFAPGRPRPRVLALGGEPLNEALWRELGTLHDVAVWNLYGPTETTVDSVMGRVTYGTRPHLGSTVAGMWARVLDARLLPVAPGATGELYLSGPGLARGYENRFSDTAGRFLPDPYGPTGTRMYRTGDLVRRRQGLLEYVGRADGQVKVRGFRIETGEVETVLGGHPDVAQSAVAVRPDQHGDGRLTCWVVACDGQKPTPRTLRAFMADRLPAYMVPTSIIPVAALPLTAHGKVDFNALPLEALPAQTAQGDEPAGPGPDGGANDAGDPPHSAQEEILCALFAESLEQPRVGRDDDFFELGGHSLLATRVISRIRSAFGVELPVRALFESTTPAALAERLDLAGTARPVLRRTHRPDRPPLSPAQQRLWFLHEMDPDASAYHICVAVRLRGTVDRPALHRALADVVARHESLRTLIDSDGDEPHQAVLAPGDARPDMTVTDLPEADLPQALRDAARRPFDLAHEIPLRADLFQVAEDRHTLLITVHHIAADGWSMGPLAQDLAGAYAARSAGRAPDWAPLPVQYTDYTLWQRDLLGSSDDPGSLATEQLAYWKAEMAGAPEETALPVDRSRPAVSTGRGATVAFQLPAATTAALSRLARESSTSTFMVLHAALTALLHRVGAGDDITIGTPVAGRTDDALDPVVGFFVNTLALRADAAGDPTFGELLARVRDTDLAAYAHQELPFERLVEELRPGRSLSRHPLFQVMLTLNNTRQPRLDLPGLQAEIEGVDTAGAKFDLSFSFTQRQGAAPGNDVIDATLEFSQDLFDTVTAQRMTDWFRRLTAQAVTTPATRLSDLELIGTEERSHLLALGHSGAAASGAATVLDRFAETVSHSRSGDIALTAPDGRVSFTELDTRSDRIAALLRASGVGPGDPVAVLLPRSVDSVATLLGVFKAGAICAPLDAGLPSGRIEAVLDDISPALVVTADATRQLIPGAWPRLILDHPETAQLLRSPASCAPTTPPVPGAAAYLIHTSGSTGRPKGVRVGHASLARLLDHHRRHTFAAAVRAGGRKRLKVALSASLSFDASLDPLLWMIDGHHLHLLDDLTRRDSEAFVDAVRAQRLDVLESTPTHIRQLLDAGLLAPGGSHRPAVVILGGEAVPAALWTTLRAVPDVQSWNFYGPTEATVDTLIAAVHDTDRPVLGSPVTGTRVALLDTRLRPVPVGVTGDLYLAGESLAHGYHNRPAETATSFVPDPYGPAGARMYRTGDRAVRTSDGSLEFAGRSDGQTKIRGFRVEPDEVTAVLETHPDVRRAAVLPHRSGPAGTRLAAYVVLRDHPDRAGTAAERLAVVREHAARQLPAYMVPSGWLSLDQLPLTASGKLDRKSLPDPAPLTRTDTAGRSPRNPREDVLCTLFAEVLGVDQVLIDDDFFDLGGHSLLATRLIGRIRATLGIEISIRSLFEAPTVALLAERLLDPAQDNPLATLLPLRTTGSRPPLFCVHPAGGLAWSYGGLLPHLDPDQPLYGLQTPNLDGGAPFPDSIEAMAAVYVDELRAVQPQGPYHLFGWSFGGNVVQEVAVQLQEAGEEVALLTILDAFPLAPLDDLDSAGRDTVFRALLSNMGVGADRLDSEGPVQASSVREEFRRVGSPLGSLEPAVIDAMVDNFAGQSRLMRKYTPRTFHGPALFFTAVEGRPADAFGLDLWAPYIDGPIENHDVPCAHAQMMQPAAREQIGTTLAAALRAGHLPTQGDPS